A region of Paenibacillus sp. JNUCC-31 DNA encodes the following proteins:
- a CDS encoding HEAT repeat domain-containing protein, which yields MIQKHLSQGDMEGVIKQIAYIGEKKDTTQFAFLIELLKSTDNTILRNTIAIALMDIGDDRAVEPLIEVITDPKTSGSRGTLLYALENLNYIVHIESIIPFIGDSSLEVSAQSFMLLEQIMDKLSDLQNLRCQQLIEMQISHNQSKLLEVALDMLKKLRY from the coding sequence ATGATACAAAAGCATCTTTCCCAAGGAGATATGGAAGGGGTCATTAAACAGATAGCATATATTGGTGAAAAGAAGGATACAACGCAATTCGCTTTCTTGATTGAACTCCTGAAATCTACGGACAACACCATACTACGCAACACAATTGCTATCGCTTTAATGGACATTGGAGATGATCGAGCAGTTGAACCGTTAATTGAAGTCATCACAGACCCCAAGACATCAGGAAGCAGAGGCACATTGCTATACGCTCTTGAGAATCTGAATTACATCGTACATATAGAGAGCATCATTCCATTTATCGGTGATTCCAGTCTGGAAGTGAGCGCGCAGTCATTCATGTTGCTGGAGCAAATAATGGATAAGTTATCGGATTTACAGAACCTTAGGTGTCAACAACTTATTGAAATGCAAATCTCACATAACCAAAGCAAGCTTTTGGAAGTAGCATTAGATATGTTGAAGAAATTGAGGTATTAG
- a CDS encoding DUF421 domain-containing protein has protein sequence MDWIWKSILLVLIGMILLRVAGRKSISQMSVAATVIMISIGTTIVQPVANHEFGKAIGSASVFILTLLIVEQLQLKFNGFEKLMSGKAKVVVEDGKLNLPNLKRMRFTVDQLEMQLREEGITSFADLETATMEPNEQLGYVLKRHARPVTIGDLEALLKKGTWPMESKELFQEVIQDEHSHPIDSKIQ, from the coding sequence ATGGACTGGATATGGAAATCCATCTTGCTTGTACTGATCGGCATGATTCTGCTGCGGGTTGCTGGACGTAAATCGATCTCGCAGATGAGTGTCGCCGCGACGGTCATCATGATCTCGATCGGAACGACGATTGTACAGCCTGTCGCGAACCATGAGTTTGGCAAAGCGATCGGATCGGCATCGGTTTTTATCCTCACATTACTTATCGTTGAACAATTACAATTAAAATTCAATGGATTTGAAAAGCTGATGAGTGGAAAAGCGAAGGTCGTCGTGGAAGATGGGAAGTTGAATCTACCGAATCTGAAACGTATGCGCTTTACGGTGGATCAACTGGAGATGCAACTGAGGGAAGAAGGGATTACAAGTTTTGCCGATCTGGAAACAGCCACGATGGAACCAAACGAACAGCTCGGCTACGTACTCAAGCGACATGCGCGTCCGGTGACCATAGGTGATCTTGAAGCTCTCCTGAAGAAAGGCACGTGGCCCATGGAGTCCAAGGAACTGTTCCAAGAGGTTATTCAGGATGAACATTCGCATCCAATCGATTCGAAGATACAGTAA
- a CDS encoding MarR family winged helix-turn-helix transcriptional regulator, whose translation MKTRDAISLISKIKEKVNRFIISEMAQQGIQDLATSHGDIIYALYNNSRMTMAEIAKKIGKDKSTVTALVDKLVRNGYVVKERDATDSRVVHVALTAKGEELKPVFEDISQRMLNSFYADVTEGEKKELLRILMKIHGNF comes from the coding sequence ATGAAAACAAGAGACGCTATATCACTCATATCCAAAATTAAAGAGAAGGTCAACCGCTTCATTATATCCGAGATGGCTCAGCAGGGAATTCAGGATCTGGCCACTTCCCATGGGGATATTATCTATGCCCTGTACAACAATTCCCGAATGACCATGGCCGAAATCGCCAAAAAAATTGGCAAGGATAAATCCACGGTAACAGCGCTTGTCGACAAGTTGGTTCGAAACGGTTATGTCGTCAAAGAGCGCGATGCAACAGATTCACGGGTTGTTCATGTGGCCTTGACTGCAAAAGGCGAAGAATTAAAGCCAGTCTTTGAAGATATTTCGCAGCGCATGCTGAATTCGTTTTATGCGGATGTTACGGAAGGGGAGAAAAAGGAACTGCTCCGGATTTTGATGAAAATTCATGGCAACTTCTAA